The following proteins are encoded in a genomic region of Streptomyces gobiensis:
- a CDS encoding PP2C family protein-serine/threonine phosphatase encodes MANSGSVPADFGEGLPSQFLEAAHRASPMDIPALVDRYAASFGMKRAGIHLVDLQQNLLHPLAEGPPLPVDGSLAGSCYRTQRLRVGEDGDELSLWLPLVDGSERLGVLGVHGVMIDAPTLRRCRVLAHLLAVVITSKRAYSDTYARKTRTQPMRLSAELVRAFLPPRTLGTDQVISTAVLEPAYSLGGDAFDHSLINGSLHTTIVDAMGHDVASGLVSSLALAGSRSSRRDNAELADLVTGVDDALARWFPERFCTGIFAQLELANGRLRWANCGHPPPMLVRDQRLLPDALERSPEPPLGVLAGLGEHERTIHEITLHPGDRVLFYTDGVIEARAPDGGLFGLERFADFIIRATAAGEPAPEALRRLIHDILHHQEGQLHDDATIMMFEWCPQEPEPYP; translated from the coding sequence ATGGCAAATTCAGGAAGTGTGCCAGCTGACTTCGGTGAAGGCCTGCCGAGCCAGTTCCTGGAGGCCGCCCATCGGGCCTCACCGATGGACATCCCGGCTCTTGTGGATCGCTATGCCGCCTCCTTCGGTATGAAAAGGGCCGGGATCCACCTCGTTGATCTGCAGCAGAATCTGCTGCACCCCCTGGCGGAGGGGCCACCGCTGCCGGTCGACGGGTCGCTGGCCGGTTCCTGCTACCGCACCCAGAGGCTGCGGGTCGGTGAAGACGGCGACGAGCTGTCCCTGTGGCTGCCCCTGGTCGATGGCTCCGAGCGGCTTGGCGTTCTCGGAGTCCACGGCGTCATGATCGACGCGCCGACGCTGCGGCGCTGCCGCGTACTGGCGCATCTGCTGGCCGTCGTCATCACCTCGAAGAGGGCCTACAGCGACACTTACGCCCGCAAGACCCGTACCCAGCCGATGCGGCTCTCCGCCGAGCTGGTGCGCGCGTTTCTGCCGCCGCGCACGCTCGGCACCGACCAGGTCATCTCCACCGCCGTCCTCGAACCCGCCTACAGCCTCGGCGGTGACGCCTTCGACCACTCACTGATCAACGGGTCCCTGCACACCACCATCGTCGACGCCATGGGGCACGATGTGGCCTCCGGCCTGGTCTCCTCGCTGGCTCTGGCAGGCTCCCGCAGCTCCCGCCGCGACAATGCCGAACTGGCCGATCTGGTCACCGGCGTCGACGACGCCCTGGCGAGGTGGTTCCCCGAGCGGTTCTGCACCGGCATCTTCGCCCAGCTCGAGCTGGCGAACGGCCGCCTGCGCTGGGCCAACTGCGGTCACCCGCCACCGATGCTCGTACGCGACCAGCGCCTGCTTCCGGACGCGCTGGAACGGTCCCCGGAGCCTCCCCTGGGCGTGCTGGCCGGACTCGGCGAACACGAGCGCACGATCCACGAGATCACCCTGCACCCCGGCGACCGCGTCCTGTTCTACACCGACGGCGTCATCGAAGCCCGTGCCCCGGACGGCGGCCTCTTCGGCCTGGAACGCTTCGCCGATTTCATCATCCGCGCCACCGCCGCGGGCGAGCCCGCCCCAGAAGCCCTGCGGCGCCTCATCCACGACATCCTCCATCACCAGGAGGGCCAGCTCCACGACGACGCCACCATCATGATGTTCGAATGGTGCCCCCAGGAGCCCGAGCCGTACCCGTAG
- the proC gene encoding pyrroline-5-carboxylate reductase: MTQKVAVLGTGKIGEALLSGMIRAGWAPGNLLVTARRPERAQELRTRYGVEAVTNAEAAKTADTLILTVKPQDMAALLDELAPHTPAERLVISGAAGIPTTYFEERLAPGTPVIRVMTNTPALVDQAMSVISAGSHASEDDLIHAEEIFNGVGKTLRVPESQQDAATALSGSGPAYFYFLVEAMTDAGILLGLPRDKAHDLIVQAAIGASVMLRDSGEHPVKLRENVTSPAGTTINAIRELENHGVRAALIAALEAARDRSRELASGDG, from the coding sequence GGCTGGGCCCCCGGCAACCTCCTGGTCACCGCCCGCCGCCCGGAGCGCGCCCAGGAGCTCCGTACCCGCTACGGGGTTGAGGCTGTCACCAACGCCGAGGCCGCCAAGACCGCCGACACCCTGATCCTCACCGTCAAACCGCAGGACATGGCCGCCCTCCTCGACGAGCTGGCCCCGCACACCCCCGCCGAGCGCCTGGTCATCAGCGGCGCGGCGGGCATCCCCACCACCTATTTCGAGGAACGGCTCGCCCCGGGCACCCCTGTCATCCGCGTCATGACGAACACCCCGGCACTGGTCGACCAGGCCATGTCCGTCATCTCGGCGGGCAGCCACGCCTCGGAGGACGACCTCATCCACGCCGAGGAGATCTTCAACGGCGTCGGCAAGACCCTCCGTGTCCCCGAGTCCCAGCAGGACGCCGCCACCGCCCTCTCCGGCTCGGGACCGGCCTACTTCTACTTCCTGGTCGAAGCCATGACCGACGCGGGCATCCTGCTGGGCCTGCCCCGTGACAAGGCCCACGACCTCATCGTCCAGGCCGCCATCGGCGCCTCGGTGATGCTCCGCGACAGCGGAGAACACCCGGTCAAGCTCCGCGAGAACGTCACCTCCCCGGCGGGCACCACCATCAACGCCATCCGCGAGCTGGAGAACCACGGCGTCCGCGCCGCCCTCATCGCTGCCCTGGAAGCCGCCCGTGACCGCAGCCGCGAACTGGCCTCCGGCGACGGCTGA